One window of the Eucalyptus grandis isolate ANBG69807.140 chromosome 6, ASM1654582v1, whole genome shotgun sequence genome contains the following:
- the LOC104449457 gene encoding O-fucosyltransferase 13 isoform X2, which produces MRRDLCDGVGIARLLNATLVMPKFEVAAYWNESSGFADVFDVDYFIQQMTGFVRVAKELPPEFASKEPFPVDCSKRKGQFDYLESVLPFLLKHHYISITPAMSQRRDRYPEYAKAALCQGCYSALRLTKSLEKKAAELLLAIPKPFLALHLRFEPDMVAYSQCEYSGLSPSSIEAIEAARGDKKPWTGDLAKIWRRRGKCPLTPRETAFILKALRIPTDTHIYLAAGDGIMEIEGLTSVYTNVVTKSVLLSGEDFKSMHGNTKAALDYYVSINSDAYMATYFGNMDKMVAAMRAFNGFYKTLFLSRRAFSELIYKGLRGKRLMRALWEAHRDDFVMGIGSALPDCFCEFKL; this is translated from the exons ATGAGAAGAGAT CTATGTGATGGTGTTGGCATCGCTCGTCTGTTGAACGCCACACTTGTTATGCCAAAATTTGAAGTTGCTGCATACTGGAACGAATCAAG TGGTTTTGCAGATGTCTTTGATGTTGATTACTTCATTCAACAAATGACTGGCTTTGTGAGAGTTGCTAAAGAGTTGCCCCCAGAGTTTGCATCAAAGGAACCCTTTCCAGTAGATTGTAGCAAACGCAAAGGCCAATTTGATTACCTTGAAAGTGTCCTTCCATTCTTATTGAAACATCATTATATTTCTATTACACCAGCAATGAGCCAAAGACGGGATAG ATATCCAGAGTACGCAAAGGCTGCTCTCTGTCAAGGCTGTTACAGTGCATTAcgcttgaccaaatcattggaGAAGAAAGCTGCTGAGCTTCTCCTGGCCATACCCAAGCCCTTTCTCGCGCTTCACCTCCGTTTTGAACCCGACATGGTTGCTTACAGCCAATGTGAGTACTCAGGTCTCTCACCATCCTCCATTGAAGCCATTGAAGCAGCTCGTGGAGATAAAAAACCATGGACTGGTGATCTGGCCAAAATTTGGAGGAGACGGGGGAAATGCCCCCTTACACCAAGAGAGACGGCCTTTATACTCAAAGCTCTTCGGATTCCCACCGATACACATATTTATCTAGCCGCCGGTGATGGCATCATGGAAATTGAAGGGCTGACATCTGTCTACACTAATGTGGTCACCAAATCTGTGCTTCTCAGTGGTGAAGATTTCAAAAGCATGCACGGGAACACCAAAGCCGCTTTGGATTACTATGTTTCTATAAACAGCGATGCCTACATGGCTACGTACTTTGGGAACATGGACAAGATGGTTGCAGCCATGCGCGCCTTCAATGGTTTCTACAAGACTCTTTTCTTGAGCAGAAGAGCATTTTCAGAACTTATTTATAAGGGCTTGAGAGGTAAAAGGTTGATGCGAGCACTTTGGGAGGCTCATAGAGATGATTTTGTTATGGGAATAGGATCTGCATTGCCCGACTGCTTTTGCGAGTTCAAATTGTGA
- the LOC104449460 gene encoding metallothiol transferase FosB yields the protein MKNNPLHLKSLNHISFVCRSAEESINFYQNVLGFVPIRRPGSFDFDGAWLFGFGVGIHLLEAEDPENMPKKTEINPKDNHISFQCESMEAVEKKLKEMEIEYVRATVEEGGIQVDQLFFHDPDGFMIEICNCDSLPVIPLAGEVARACSRVNSLQMLQPRVKQVLQQ from the exons ATGAAGAACAACCCGTTGCACCTCAAGTCCCTGAACCACATTTCCTTCGTCTGCCGATCGGCCGAGGAGTCCATCAACTTCTACCAGAACGTCCTCGGCTTCGTCCCCATCCGTAGGCCCGGTTCTTTCGATTTCGATGGCGCCTG GCTCTTTGGTTTTGGAGTCGGAATCCATCTGCTGGAGGCCGAGGACCCCGAAAATATGCCTAAGAAGACTGAGATCAACCCGAAAGACAACCACATCTCTTTccag TGCGAGAGCATGGAGGCAGTGGAGAAGAAgctgaaggagatggagatcgAGTACGTGCGGGCGACGGTAGAGGAAGGGGGGATCCAGGTGGACCAGCTCTTCTTCCACGACCCGGACGGGTTCATGATCGAGATTTGCAACTGCGACAGCCTCCCTGTCATCCCTTTGGCTGGCGAGGTCGCTCGCGCCTGCTCCCGCGTGAACAGCCTCCAGATGCTGCAGCCCCGGGTGAAGCAGGTGCTCCAGCAGTAG
- the LOC104449457 gene encoding O-fucosyltransferase 13 isoform X1 produces MIQIPAVSVSVKPLFGVLVVSLSVLLAISVLAPRSIFSQTSFSSLSREGFDIWSVRRMVEWRPCKWWLQGHLTALPEKSNGYIRIDCYGGLNQMRRDLCDGVGIARLLNATLVMPKFEVAAYWNESSGFADVFDVDYFIQQMTGFVRVAKELPPEFASKEPFPVDCSKRKGQFDYLESVLPFLLKHHYISITPAMSQRRDRYPEYAKAALCQGCYSALRLTKSLEKKAAELLLAIPKPFLALHLRFEPDMVAYSQCEYSGLSPSSIEAIEAARGDKKPWTGDLAKIWRRRGKCPLTPRETAFILKALRIPTDTHIYLAAGDGIMEIEGLTSVYTNVVTKSVLLSGEDFKSMHGNTKAALDYYVSINSDAYMATYFGNMDKMVAAMRAFNGFYKTLFLSRRAFSELIYKGLRGKRLMRALWEAHRDDFVMGIGSALPDCFCEFKL; encoded by the exons ATGATCCAAATCCCGGCGGTGTCGGTGTCGGTGAAACCGCTGTTCGGCGTGCTGGTGGTCAGCCTCTCCGTCCTCCTCGCCATATCCGTGCTCGCTCCTCGCTCCATCTTCTCCCAGACCTCCTTCTCCTCCCTTTCCAG AGAGGGATTCGACATATGGAGCGTGAGGAGGATGGTGGAATGGAGACCTTGCAAATGGTGGCTTCAAGGACATCTGACCG CTCTACCAGAGAAGAGTAATGGATACATCCGCATCGATTGCTACGGTGGCCTCAATCAGATGAGAAGAGAT CTATGTGATGGTGTTGGCATCGCTCGTCTGTTGAACGCCACACTTGTTATGCCAAAATTTGAAGTTGCTGCATACTGGAACGAATCAAG TGGTTTTGCAGATGTCTTTGATGTTGATTACTTCATTCAACAAATGACTGGCTTTGTGAGAGTTGCTAAAGAGTTGCCCCCAGAGTTTGCATCAAAGGAACCCTTTCCAGTAGATTGTAGCAAACGCAAAGGCCAATTTGATTACCTTGAAAGTGTCCTTCCATTCTTATTGAAACATCATTATATTTCTATTACACCAGCAATGAGCCAAAGACGGGATAG ATATCCAGAGTACGCAAAGGCTGCTCTCTGTCAAGGCTGTTACAGTGCATTAcgcttgaccaaatcattggaGAAGAAAGCTGCTGAGCTTCTCCTGGCCATACCCAAGCCCTTTCTCGCGCTTCACCTCCGTTTTGAACCCGACATGGTTGCTTACAGCCAATGTGAGTACTCAGGTCTCTCACCATCCTCCATTGAAGCCATTGAAGCAGCTCGTGGAGATAAAAAACCATGGACTGGTGATCTGGCCAAAATTTGGAGGAGACGGGGGAAATGCCCCCTTACACCAAGAGAGACGGCCTTTATACTCAAAGCTCTTCGGATTCCCACCGATACACATATTTATCTAGCCGCCGGTGATGGCATCATGGAAATTGAAGGGCTGACATCTGTCTACACTAATGTGGTCACCAAATCTGTGCTTCTCAGTGGTGAAGATTTCAAAAGCATGCACGGGAACACCAAAGCCGCTTTGGATTACTATGTTTCTATAAACAGCGATGCCTACATGGCTACGTACTTTGGGAACATGGACAAGATGGTTGCAGCCATGCGCGCCTTCAATGGTTTCTACAAGACTCTTTTCTTGAGCAGAAGAGCATTTTCAGAACTTATTTATAAGGGCTTGAGAGGTAAAAGGTTGATGCGAGCACTTTGGGAGGCTCATAGAGATGATTTTGTTATGGGAATAGGATCTGCATTGCCCGACTGCTTTTGCGAGTTCAAATTGTGA
- the LOC104449459 gene encoding uncharacterized protein At2g34160 → MEEVTEGINNIAITDSHKKNRIQVSNTKKPLFFYVNLAKRYMQQHNEVELSALGMAIATVVTVAEILKNNGLAVEKKIMTSTVDIKDDSRGRPVQKAKIEIVLGKTANFDELMAAAAEEREAAEAEEQS, encoded by the exons ATGGAGGAGGTCACGGAGGGGATCAACAACATCGCCATCACCGACTCGCACAAGAAGAACCGCATTCAGGTCTCCAACACCAAGAAGCCCCTCTTCTTCTACGTCAATCTCGCCAAG AGGTATATGCAGCAGCACAATGAGGTCGAGCTCTCGGCTCTGGGAATGG CTATTGCAACGGTGGTGACTGTGGCAGAAATTCTGAAGAACAATGGCCTGGCTGTTGAGAAGA AAATCATGACATCCACTGTCGATATCAAGGATGATTCCAGAGGAAGACCGGTGCAAAAGGCTAAG ATTGAGATAGTACTTGGGAAGACAGCGAACTTCGATGAATTGATGGCCGCTGCTGCAGAAGAGAGGGAAGccgcggaggcggaggagcagaGCTGA
- the LOC104449456 gene encoding signal peptidase complex catalytic subunit SEC11A yields the protein MGWIGETVDSIRSIQIRQLLTQAVSLGMIVTSALIIWKALMCITGSESPVVVVLSGSMEPGFKRGDILFLHMSKDPIRAGEIVVFNIDGREIPIVHRVIKVHERQDTGEVDVLTKGDNNYGDDRLLYAHGQLWLQRHHIMGRAVGFLPYVGWVTIIMTEKPIIKYILIGALGLLVITSKD from the exons ATGGGTTGGATCGGAGAGACCGTGGACTCCATTCGGAGTATTCAGATCCGTCAGCTCCTCACTCAGGCCGTCAGTCTGG GTATGATCGTCACATCTGCACTAATTATCTGGAAGGCTTTGATGTGCATCACTGGCAGTGAATCtcctgttgttgttgttctctCTGGGAGCATGGAACCAGGGTTTAAGAGG GGAGACATATTGTTCTTACACATGAGTAAGGATCCTATTCGAGCTGGAGAAATTGTTGTTTTTAATATTGAT GGCCGTGAAATTCCAATTGTGCATCGTGTAATAAAG GTACATGAACGCCAAGATACTGGAGAGGTCGATGTCCTCACGAAAG GTGACAACAATTATGGGGATGACAGGCTCTTGTATGCTCATGGGCAGCTGTGGCTTCAGCGGCACCACATTATGGGAAGAGCTGTTGG GTTCTTACCTTATGTCGGTTGGGTTACAATCATAATGACTGAGAAACCTATAATCAAG TATATACTAATTGGGGCGCTGGGGCTGCTTGTAATCACTTCAAAGGACTAA
- the LOC104449454 gene encoding DCC family protein At1g52590, chloroplastic → MALLVPGGCARLSPSSSLRVRNPRFAAFAALSTPQKDAADWVEATSSFFERDSRPIMLFDGVCNLCNGGVRFVRANDRNSGIRFEALQSEAGKKLLRRSGRDPDDISSVVLVEKERSYIKSDAVLKIMEYIDLPFPQLAIFLQFVPIFLRDFVYDNVANNRYAFFGRSESCEI, encoded by the exons ATGGCGCTTCTTGTTCCTGGTGGGTGTGCAAGATTGAGCCCGTCGAGCTCTTTGCGAGTAAGGAATCCGAGGTTCGCCGCGTTCGCTGCTCTGTCGACGCCGCAGAAGGATGCGGCGGACTGGGTCGAGGCCACTTCGAGCTTCTTCGAGCGAGACTCGAGACCCATCATGTTGTTCGATG GCGTGTGCAACTTGTGCAATGGAGGTGTGAGGTTTGTTCGAGCAAATGACAGAAATAG TGGAATCAGGTTCGAAGCACTCCAGAGTGAAGCAGGGAAGAAGCTCCTGAGGAGATCTGGAAGAGATCCGGATGATATATCGAGTGTCGTACTCGTCGAAAAGGAAAG GTCATATATCAAATCGGATGCTGTGCTGAAGATAATGGAGTATATTGACTTACCCTTCCCTCAACTGGCAATCTTCTTGCAGTTTGTTCCCAT ATTTTTACGAGACTTTGTATACGACAACGTGGCGAACAATCGCTATGCATTTTTCGGCCGCTCAGAGTCGTGTGAGATATAA